A genomic region of Papaver somniferum cultivar HN1 unplaced genomic scaffold, ASM357369v1 unplaced-scaffold_30, whole genome shotgun sequence contains the following coding sequences:
- the LOC113341663 gene encoding E3 ubiquitin-protein ligase RNF181 homolog: MVDLIDFTDRVIEIAKKRARLNDSCSSDLQALKLNSQTQRLALERSILTGVDYSISFVETHKAIERRIEEEIDNRLNTKKVVVLDDGDVCSICLQDIDDDGAARVLGCSHTFHSRCISEWRKRKTNCPLCRHDMEKEQEQRCTVKRRKVDENPIIIIE; the protein is encoded by the coding sequence ATGGTGGATCTAATCGATTTCACCGATAGGGTCATCGAAATCGCGAAAAAGAGAGCACGCCTCAACGATTCATGTTCATCAGATTTACAAGCTCTAAAATTAAATTCGCAAACCCAAAGATTAGCTCTGGAACGATCTATTCTAACAGGCGTCGATTACTCAATATCATTTGTTGAAACTCATAAAGCTATTGAAAGAAGAATCGAAGAAGAGATTGATAATCGCCTTAATACCAAGAAGGTTGTGGTTTTGGATGACGGAGATGTCTGTTCGATTTgtctacaagatatagatgacgACGGAGCTGCAAGAGTTTTGGGTTGTTCGCACACTTTTCATTCCAGATGTATTTCGGAGTGGAGGAAACGGAAGACTAATTGTCCTTTGTGTAGACATGATATGGAGAAAGAACAGGAACAACGGTGTACCGTTAAACGGCGAAAAGTAGATGAGAATCCGATTATAATTATCGAATAA